Proteins from a single region of Microcoleus sp. AS-A8:
- a CDS encoding MerR family transcriptional regulator — translation MDKNFYSSTEASQITGCSRRQLQYWREKSVVVPTVNPSGKGRNVYYSDSDLVALTVMEYLLSIGLSFEVCQHVLEILKARESWMFDESVAKEERKRLMLVPDSQEQLRELVDFNRGLAIETIDRGSPVVPFWCDRIHQRLRENLKSFER, via the coding sequence ATGGATAAAAATTTCTACAGCAGCACTGAGGCATCACAGATTACTGGATGCAGTCGGAGGCAATTGCAATATTGGCGGGAAAAAAGTGTCGTTGTGCCAACCGTTAATCCGAGTGGCAAGGGTCGGAATGTTTATTATTCTGATTCTGACTTGGTGGCATTGACGGTGATGGAGTATTTGCTCTCGATTGGGTTGAGTTTTGAGGTGTGCCAACATGTCTTGGAAATCCTCAAAGCTAGAGAGTCATGGATGTTTGATGAGTCTGTGGCGAAAGAAGAGAGGAAACGCTTGATGTTGGTGCCAGATTCCCAGGAGCAACTGCGTGAGTTGGTTGATTTTAACAGGGGTTTGGCAATCGAAACGATTGATCGGGGGTCGCCTGTTGTGCCGTTTTGGTGCGATCGCATTCATCAGCGTTTGCGAGAGAATCTCAAAAGCTTTGAGCGATAG
- the cas12k gene encoding type V CRISPR-associated protein Cas12k (Type V-K CRISPR systems have also been known as with the large Cas12k protein, has also been known as type V-U5, and Cas12k as C2c5.), with translation MSQITIQCRLVASEPTRQQLWTLMAERNTPLINELLAQISQHPDFETWRQQAKLKAGIVKQLCQPLKSDPQFSGQPGRFYTSAIALVDYIYKSWFKVQQRL, from the coding sequence ATGAGCCAAATCACGATTCAATGTCGCCTCGTTGCCTCTGAACCCACTCGCCAACAACTCTGGACGTTGATGGCAGAACGCAACACGCCTTTGATAAATGAACTACTAGCACAAATCAGTCAGCATCCCGACTTTGAAACCTGGCGACAACAAGCAAAACTCAAAGCAGGTATCGTCAAGCAACTGTGTCAACCGCTCAAATCAGACCCTCAATTCAGCGGTCAACCTGGGCGGTTTTATACGAGTGCGATCGCGCTAGTAGACTACATCTACAAATCCTGGTTCAAAGTCCAACAACGCTTGTAG